A genomic window from Flavobacterium phycosphaerae includes:
- a CDS encoding GNAT family N-acetyltransferase, with protein sequence MLTINFHPFQNLETERLVLRRIDENDVEEVFAMRGNPETMKYIPRPLAKTREDALEHIAMIEEKIASNVGINWGITVKGSNKIIGIIGHYRIQLENHRAEIGYMSLPEYNGKGYITEAIKAVVRYGFEQMNLHSIEAVIDPDNTASERVLLKNGFVKEAHILENELWEGKFWDTVIYSLLRRNFTP encoded by the coding sequence ATGCTTACGATTAATTTCCACCCCTTTCAAAATTTAGAGACTGAGCGTTTAGTGTTGCGTCGTATTGATGAAAACGATGTAGAGGAAGTATTTGCTATGCGAGGGAATCCGGAAACTATGAAATATATACCGCGTCCTTTGGCTAAAACCAGAGAAGATGCCTTGGAGCATATTGCCATGATTGAAGAAAAGATAGCGAGTAATGTTGGGATTAATTGGGGAATTACTGTTAAAGGAAGTAACAAAATCATTGGTATCATAGGGCATTACCGAATTCAACTGGAGAATCATCGGGCGGAAATTGGCTATATGTCATTGCCTGAATATAATGGTAAGGGTTATATAACTGAAGCGATAAAGGCTGTAGTGCGTTATGGTTTTGAGCAAATGAATTTACATTCGATTGAGGCCGTTATTGACCCTGATAATACGGCTTCGGAGCGGGTTTTACTAAAAAACGGTTTTGTTAAAGAAGCTCATATTTTGGAAAATGAACTATGGGAAGGTAAATTTTGGGATACGGTCATTTATTCCTTATTGAGACGGAACTTTACTCCTTAA
- a CDS encoding aldose 1-epimerase family protein, translating into MITTISNSILSVTIDSKGAELQSLQNVSSKREYIWEGNPEYWGKHSPVLFPIVGTLKNNSYHYQNKSYKLSRHGFARDMDFKLISSENNKVVFSLQCNEATKQAFPFEFELLVTYLLVDAELTITYTVINQGKGVMPYSIGGHPAFALNDSFEKYSLQFETDEKLLSYALENDLLSENKREIQLNTGRLPLAYSLFERDALIFKSLSSKQIQIFENEVPLLNFKFSGFPNFGIWTKKNAPFICLEPWAGYSDTLAASGNIIEKEGIQLLAGKSSQEYRFSIEII; encoded by the coding sequence TTGATTACAACTATCTCAAATTCAATACTCTCGGTCACTATTGATTCTAAGGGAGCCGAACTTCAATCGTTGCAAAATGTTAGTTCCAAAAGAGAATACATTTGGGAAGGAAACCCCGAATATTGGGGAAAACACTCCCCTGTGCTCTTTCCGATAGTGGGGACTTTAAAAAACAATTCGTATCACTATCAAAATAAATCTTATAAACTATCGCGTCATGGATTTGCCCGCGATATGGATTTTAAATTAATATCAAGTGAAAATAATAAAGTAGTTTTTTCTTTACAATGTAATGAAGCCACAAAGCAAGCTTTTCCCTTTGAATTTGAATTGCTGGTGACTTATTTGTTGGTTGATGCCGAATTAACTATTACTTATACTGTTATTAATCAAGGGAAAGGAGTCATGCCCTACTCTATTGGTGGTCATCCGGCTTTTGCTTTGAATGATTCGTTTGAGAAGTACAGTTTACAATTTGAAACTGATGAAAAGTTGTTAAGTTATGCGCTGGAAAATGATTTGCTTTCCGAGAACAAGCGGGAAATTCAGTTGAATACCGGTCGATTACCACTGGCTTATTCTCTTTTTGAGCGGGATGCTTTGATTTTTAAATCGTTGTCATCAAAGCAAATTCAGATTTTTGAAAATGAAGTGCCTTTATTGAACTTTAAGTTTAGTGGTTTTCCCAATTTTGGTATTTGGACTAAGAAGAATGCTCCGTTTATTTGCCTGGAACCTTGGGCGGGGTATTCGGATACTTTGGCTGCCAGCGGGAATATTATTGAGAAAGAAGGTATTCAACTGTTGGCTGGTAAATCTTCACAAGAGTATCGTTTTAGTATAGAAATTATCTAA
- a CDS encoding outer membrane beta-barrel protein, translated as MKKLLLAAGIVLMSLTAQAQEKSQGLKGAWWATAQIGYQQSKTGDVKGTNTMILPLAGYFISPSVTVGAGIGSINIKADNASGTAANTNLIVVEPLIRKYWNVAGNFYFFGQLAAPIISGKEKESNTKVNQFGLAMSGGVDFFVTKNFSVEFSYDLANFTQTTIKPDSGDKTTVTNFSVAHVATVDPAYVDLLGGSGPNLTSPLSFGFKFVF; from the coding sequence ATGAAAAAATTATTATTAGCAGCAGGAATTGTTTTAATGTCATTAACTGCTCAAGCACAAGAAAAAAGTCAAGGCCTTAAAGGAGCATGGTGGGCCACAGCTCAAATTGGATACCAACAATCTAAAACAGGTGATGTAAAAGGAACCAATACTATGATTTTGCCATTAGCCGGTTACTTTATTTCACCTTCTGTAACAGTTGGAGCCGGAATTGGTTCAATTAATATCAAAGCTGATAACGCTTCAGGAACTGCTGCCAACACCAATTTAATTGTGGTTGAACCATTAATTAGAAAATATTGGAATGTTGCCGGAAACTTCTATTTCTTCGGACAATTAGCCGCACCAATCATTTCAGGTAAAGAAAAAGAATCAAATACTAAAGTAAACCAATTCGGTTTAGCCATGTCAGGTGGTGTGGATTTCTTTGTTACCAAAAATTTCTCAGTTGAGTTCTCATATGACTTAGCCAATTTTACCCAAACAACTATCAAACCTGACAGTGGAGACAAAACGACTGTTACCAACTTCTCTGTAGCTCATGTGGCTACTGTTGATCCGGCTTATGTTGATTTATTAGGTGGTAGTGGTCCAAACTTGACTTCTCCGCTATCTTTCGGATTCAAATTCGTGTTTTAA
- a CDS encoding protein rep, whose product MAQIFDKQYFSDEQRYKMTANDSHTDLVHDCVDSHMKKSKGLDPEKGIFGNQKTLLDNNTVLVRHTDSNLPENLHHTKDFADIYKTLLFRMRNVAKTNSTIKEIQEHRRPRIHFCGYAPHHPDTSHISMCKSDTGNYFFNGLANCGGYWRCPVCAVKISENKKELITRIITAHQSKKMSIGFLTLTVRHSKHDTLKKSLDKILSNYRTIQNQRFYSRGKKDIGLIGQIKTLEITKSWENGWHPHLHLLFFYNHNDVNSIQKFQKNFISKWFKFKDNNGLLRAQNQKMVTSDISDYLAKYDITSEMTKGNIKGSKGLTPFTALGKLALNDFENHKEKAYLYGMYCEYVEQTQGRHYVNISKSISKLYHDEIKDLNKTDQEIVDEVTIDEILLKISIPIWKKIAQHDLQPLVINKWKQNGIDGVYNLLTYFRDFENIMIEIDKNNIHVIT is encoded by the coding sequence ATGGCGCAAATCTTTGATAAACAGTATTTTAGTGATGAACAAAGATACAAAATGACAGCAAATGACAGTCATACGGATTTGGTCCACGATTGCGTAGATTCGCACATGAAAAAATCCAAGGGCTTAGACCCTGAAAAGGGAATTTTTGGGAACCAAAAAACCCTACTTGATAATAATACGGTTTTGGTACGCCACACCGATTCAAATCTACCTGAAAACTTACACCACACAAAGGATTTTGCAGATATCTACAAAACGTTGCTTTTCCGCATGCGAAATGTAGCTAAAACCAATTCCACTATAAAAGAAATTCAAGAGCATAGACGACCAAGAATACATTTTTGTGGTTATGCTCCACATCACCCCGATACTTCTCATATCAGCATGTGTAAGAGCGACACGGGAAACTATTTCTTTAATGGTCTTGCTAACTGTGGTGGCTATTGGCGTTGTCCCGTTTGTGCTGTTAAGATATCAGAAAACAAAAAAGAACTTATCACGCGCATAATAACAGCACACCAATCAAAAAAAATGTCAATAGGCTTTCTGACTTTGACTGTAAGGCACTCCAAACATGACACTCTAAAAAAATCATTAGATAAAATTTTATCTAACTATAGAACAATTCAAAATCAAAGGTTCTATTCTCGTGGTAAAAAAGACATTGGTTTGATTGGCCAAATTAAAACCTTAGAAATAACTAAATCATGGGAAAACGGATGGCATCCGCATTTACATTTGTTATTCTTCTACAATCACAATGATGTTAACTCAATTCAAAAATTCCAAAAGAATTTTATTTCAAAATGGTTTAAATTCAAAGACAATAACGGCCTGCTTCGTGCTCAAAATCAAAAAATGGTCACTTCTGATATCTCCGATTATTTAGCAAAATATGATATCACTTCTGAAATGACAAAGGGTAACATCAAAGGCTCAAAGGGTTTAACCCCATTTACTGCACTTGGTAAGCTCGCTCTAAATGACTTTGAGAATCACAAAGAAAAAGCCTATCTGTATGGCATGTATTGTGAATACGTCGAGCAAACGCAAGGCAGACACTATGTAAATATTAGCAAATCAATATCTAAACTATATCACGATGAAATAAAAGACCTTAACAAAACAGACCAAGAAATTGTTGACGAAGTAACGATTGACGAAATTCTGCTTAAGATATCCATTCCTATTTGGAAAAAGATAGCTCAACATGACCTGCAACCCCTTGTAATAAACAAATGGAAGCAAAACGGAATAGATGGCGTTTACAACCTCTTAACTTATTTCCGAGATTTTGAAAACATAATGATTGAAATTGATAAAAACAATATACACGTAATAACATGA
- a CDS encoding protein-L-isoaspartate(D-aspartate) O-methyltransferase, which produces MKDTSKHQGLRNQLAKQLEEKGITDKNVLEAIRKIPRHLFLNSSFEDFAYQDKAFPIAANQTISQPYTVAFQTQLLQVKKEDKILEIGTGSGYQTAVLCLLGAKVYSVERQNELFKITSSLLPKLGIRPKHLSFGDGYKGLPNYAPFDSIIVTAGAPIIPKALMAQLKIGGRLVIPVGENEQVMTMLIRKNETQFEKHEFGDFRFVPLLEDKN; this is translated from the coding sequence TTGAAAGACACCAGCAAACATCAAGGACTTCGAAATCAATTAGCCAAACAATTGGAAGAAAAAGGCATTACAGATAAAAATGTCTTAGAGGCTATTCGTAAAATTCCCAGACATTTGTTTCTCAATTCAAGCTTTGAAGACTTTGCCTATCAAGATAAAGCCTTTCCTATTGCCGCCAATCAAACCATTTCACAACCTTACACAGTAGCTTTTCAAACCCAATTGCTACAAGTAAAAAAGGAAGATAAAATTTTAGAAATAGGTACCGGTTCCGGCTATCAAACGGCTGTTTTATGTTTGCTTGGCGCCAAAGTGTATTCGGTAGAAAGACAAAACGAATTGTTTAAAATTACGTCCTCTTTATTACCAAAGCTGGGTATTCGTCCGAAACATTTGTCTTTTGGTGACGGGTACAAAGGTTTGCCCAATTATGCTCCGTTTGACAGTATTATTGTAACGGCCGGGGCACCTATTATTCCGAAAGCGTTAATGGCACAATTAAAAATAGGAGGCAGGCTGGTAATTCCGGTAGGCGAAAACGAACAAGTAATGACCATGCTCATTCGCAAAAACGAAACCCAATTCGAAAAACACGAGTTTGGTGATTTCCGTTTTGTACCGTTATTAGAAGATAAAAATTAA
- a CDS encoding Gfo/Idh/MocA family protein — protein sequence MLKVGVLGAGHLGKIHLRLLQQSDKYELVGFYDENHENGAKIEAEFGYKQFDTIAKLIHAVDVIDIVTPTLSHYKCAKVAIKSGKHVFIEKPISTTVEEAEEIIALAKEYNVKGQVGHVERFNPAFTAVKDMIDNPMFIETHRLAEFNPRGTDVPVVLDLMIHDIDAILSVVKSKVKAVHASGVSVLSQSPDIANARVEFENGCVANITSSRISMKNMRKSRFFQKDAYISVDYLDKACEVVKMKDAPEVPGDFDMILQNAEGERKQIYFANPEVSHNNAILDELDTFADAINNNTTPIVTLEDGTEALRVAYMIIDSMKQ from the coding sequence ATGCTTAAAGTTGGCGTTTTAGGTGCCGGTCACCTCGGAAAAATACACTTACGTTTATTACAACAATCTGACAAATACGAACTCGTTGGCTTTTACGACGAAAACCATGAAAACGGTGCTAAGATAGAAGCCGAATTTGGATACAAACAATTTGATACTATTGCTAAACTCATCCATGCTGTGGATGTGATTGATATTGTTACTCCTACCCTTTCGCATTACAAATGTGCTAAAGTAGCTATCAAATCGGGCAAACATGTTTTTATTGAAAAACCTATTTCTACCACGGTTGAAGAAGCGGAAGAGATTATAGCCCTTGCCAAAGAATATAACGTTAAAGGACAAGTGGGACATGTAGAGCGTTTCAATCCGGCGTTTACAGCGGTAAAAGATATGATTGACAACCCGATGTTTATCGAAACCCATCGTTTGGCTGAGTTTAACCCGCGTGGTACAGATGTACCGGTGGTTTTGGATTTAATGATACATGATATAGATGCCATATTGAGTGTGGTAAAATCAAAAGTAAAAGCGGTTCATGCCAGTGGTGTTTCGGTTTTAAGTCAATCTCCCGATATTGCAAATGCTCGTGTAGAATTTGAGAACGGTTGTGTGGCCAATATTACTTCGAGCCGTATTTCAATGAAAAACATGCGTAAGTCGCGTTTCTTTCAAAAGGATGCCTACATTTCAGTTGACTATTTAGACAAGGCTTGTGAAGTAGTTAAGATGAAAGACGCTCCGGAAGTGCCGGGTGACTTTGATATGATATTGCAAAATGCTGAAGGCGAAAGAAAACAGATTTATTTTGCCAACCCGGAAGTAAGTCATAACAATGCTATTTTGGATGAATTGGACACTTTTGCGGATGCCATCAACAACAATACCACCCCGATAGTAACTTTAGAAGACGGTACCGAAGCCTTACGAGTTGCTTACATGATTATCGACTCGATGAAACAATAA
- a CDS encoding 3-hydroxyacyl-CoA dehydrogenase family protein, which produces MKTIAVIGAGTMGNGIAHTFAQSGFTVKLIDVSEKSLEKGMATIAANLDRMVTKGSITEADKHQTISNIITYTDIKDGVVGTDLVVEAATENVTLKLNIFKQLSDICDHNVILATNTSSISITQIAAQVVHPERVIGMHFMNPVPIMKLVEIIRGYNTSDEVTKIIMDLSVKLGKTPTEVNDYPGFVANRILMPMINESIETLYNGVAGVSEIDTVMKLGMAHPMGPLQLADFIGLDVCLSILNVMYDGFKNPKYAPCPLLVNMVMAGKLGVKSGEGFYDYAESKKAEKVAKQFA; this is translated from the coding sequence ATGAAAACAATAGCTGTAATAGGCGCAGGTACTATGGGTAACGGAATTGCCCATACTTTTGCACAAAGCGGTTTTACCGTAAAACTAATTGATGTTTCCGAAAAATCATTGGAAAAAGGCATGGCAACGATTGCTGCCAATTTGGACCGAATGGTAACTAAAGGAAGCATTACCGAAGCAGACAAACACCAAACCATAAGTAACATTATTACTTATACCGATATAAAAGACGGCGTAGTAGGAACCGATTTAGTAGTAGAAGCTGCTACTGAGAACGTAACTTTAAAGCTGAATATTTTCAAACAACTGAGTGATATTTGTGATCATAATGTGATTTTGGCCACCAATACTTCTTCCATTTCCATTACGCAAATTGCGGCTCAAGTAGTGCATCCGGAGCGAGTTATCGGGATGCATTTTATGAATCCGGTGCCGATTATGAAATTGGTTGAAATCATTAGAGGGTATAACACTTCGGATGAAGTTACTAAAATCATCATGGATTTATCGGTTAAATTAGGTAAAACTCCAACGGAAGTAAATGATTATCCTGGCTTTGTGGCTAACCGAATTTTGATGCCGATGATTAACGAAAGTATTGAAACCTTATACAATGGTGTTGCCGGAGTAAGTGAAATTGACACGGTGATGAAGTTAGGAATGGCCCACCCAATGGGACCTTTACAACTGGCCGATTTTATTGGGTTAGATGTTTGTCTTTCTATTTTAAACGTAATGTATGACGGTTTCAAAAACCCGAAATATGCCCCTTGCCCACTTTTGGTTAATATGGTGATGGCGGGTAAATTAGGTGTAAAATCGGGAGAAGGATTTTATGATTATGCTGAATCGAAGAAAGCAGAAAAAGTAGCGAAACAATTCGCTTAA
- a CDS encoding YegP family protein, producing the protein MKDYTIEFYKDASNGHRARIKSNSNGKIIFASSESYENRIDCEQNLRDVFHAVFESDLI; encoded by the coding sequence ATGAAAGATTACACTATCGAATTTTACAAAGATGCCTCTAACGGTCACCGTGCGAGAATCAAATCAAATTCAAATGGCAAAATTATTTTTGCCTCGTCTGAAAGTTATGAAAATCGCATTGACTGTGAACAAAATTTGCGTGACGTATTTCATGCTGTTTTTGAGTCCGATTTAATTTAA
- a CDS encoding VF530 family protein — MQNTPSKDPLHGVTLQKIVEQLVDFYGFDTLGELIKIRCFRENPSVKSSLTFLRKTDWARKQVETLYIKTLPKLK, encoded by the coding sequence ATGCAAAATACACCTTCCAAAGACCCGCTTCACGGAGTTACCCTTCAAAAGATAGTAGAACAACTAGTGGATTTCTATGGTTTTGATACTTTAGGCGAATTAATAAAAATTCGATGTTTCCGTGAAAACCCATCTGTAAAATCGAGTCTCACCTTTTTAAGAAAAACCGATTGGGCTCGCAAACAAGTAGAAACATTATACATCAAAACCTTGCCGAAACTCAAATAA
- the smpB gene encoding SsrA-binding protein SmpB, which yields MLKTINILNKRAKFDYEIIETYTAGIVLTGTEIKSIRLGKANITEGFCEFHRHELFAINTQIDEYLYGNQFNHKAKSERKLLLNKRELKKLERAMDTKGLTIIPLKLFTNEKGIAKLDIGLCRGKKTYDKRESLKEQDTKRDLDRIKKSF from the coding sequence ATGTTGAAAACGATAAACATCCTTAATAAGCGCGCTAAGTTCGATTACGAAATAATTGAAACTTACACAGCAGGTATCGTTTTAACCGGAACGGAAATCAAATCTATCCGATTAGGAAAGGCCAATATTACGGAAGGGTTTTGTGAGTTTCATCGTCATGAATTGTTTGCCATTAATACTCAAATTGATGAGTATTTGTATGGAAACCAGTTTAATCATAAAGCCAAAAGTGAACGCAAATTGTTGTTGAACAAACGAGAACTGAAGAAATTGGAAAGAGCTATGGATACCAAAGGTTTGACCATTATTCCGTTGAAATTGTTTACCAATGAAAAAGGGATTGCCAAATTGGACATTGGGCTTTGTCGAGGAAAGAAAACCTATGATAAACGTGAAAGCTTAAAAGAGCAAGACACTAAGCGTGACTTGGATCGAATCAAAAAATCGTTTTAA
- a CDS encoding 3'-5' exonuclease produces MLDWIKNINKEYPEFWKLYLAKFETKSNRYVILSTETTGLNPKKDVILSFGAIGVVNDIIKIGDNFEVVILQYKYLHDNGLSNEFLIESKLSKLAEPQAIQSLVDYIGNAVLVGHRIHFDIEMINEALEKMECGKLKNEALDIEIMHQKLLDITNKSFSLDDLSKLYKIPQSEKNSASEDAYSIALLFLKLKTRLGFK; encoded by the coding sequence ATGCTAGATTGGATTAAAAATATCAATAAAGAATATCCTGAATTTTGGAAATTGTATTTGGCTAAGTTTGAAACGAAATCCAATAGATATGTTATCTTAAGTACCGAAACGACAGGCTTAAATCCGAAGAAAGACGTGATACTTTCCTTTGGAGCTATAGGTGTAGTCAATGATATCATTAAAATTGGGGACAACTTTGAAGTGGTTATTTTACAATACAAATATCTTCATGATAATGGTTTATCCAATGAGTTTTTGATTGAAAGCAAACTATCTAAGTTGGCGGAACCGCAGGCCATTCAATCCTTAGTAGATTATATTGGGAACGCTGTATTGGTGGGCCATCGCATTCATTTTGATATTGAAATGATTAATGAAGCCCTGGAAAAAATGGAATGTGGCAAGTTGAAAAATGAAGCTTTGGATATTGAAATCATGCATCAAAAATTATTGGATATAACCAATAAATCATTCTCTCTGGATGACTTAAGTAAGTTGTATAAAATACCGCAAAGCGAAAAGAACTCAGCTTCTGAAGACGCCTATTCCATCGCTTTATTGTTCTTAAAACTCAAGACCCGTTTAGGATTTAAATAA
- a CDS encoding DUF294 nucleotidyltransferase-like domain-containing protein: protein MSNSIAENIANFLKEYPPFDYLSYDELIQVATSIGVVNLDKHKILFQIDDKLHDSFYVVASGVINLSVIADAEETLLNKCYAGDVFGLRPFFAKNNYMMTAKAREDSIVYAIPINVFKPFVAQNSQVLDFLLESFATNTRNPFDKENRGKLITDNVYTENQANEIQYFQSLAYNKTPIKIAATTIIKDAAQLMTENLIDSALITEQNQPIGIVTDTDFRSKIANGRFPITNTVDKIMSSPVITVPENVSVAEAQLLLLKNNVSHLCVTADGSDKSDVKGIISEHDLIVAQANNPGVLIKEIKRSLSPKELRQVREKLTDLIQTSIAKNIPLPHIYNISGEIITAIVKRSVELAILDLGSPPARFAWLSIGSQGRKEQLLLTDQDSILVFEDVAVEKYRDVKDYFLKLAKRATTILEKVGYEFCPNGHMASNMLWCKSLTDWIKQYNSWMKTPGEKSNDISSIFFDYEIAFGEGKIEDAITDVIFNNSKNNILFFDYLGNDALRKNPPLNFFKKFNLEEDGDHKGKFDIKNRAIMPLVDGARLFAINLNLRGINNTYLRFKQLAMVDPKYAEIYLNCADAFLILSKFRTLEGLKNDSTGDFINVEELTKADKEKLKNALGPMKELEELIKDKFRLTQFS from the coding sequence ATGAGTAATTCGATAGCTGAAAATATTGCTAACTTCTTAAAAGAATATCCGCCATTTGATTATCTGAGTTATGATGAATTGATTCAGGTCGCTACCAGTATTGGTGTCGTTAATTTGGATAAGCACAAAATTTTATTTCAAATTGACGATAAGCTTCACGATAGTTTTTATGTAGTGGCTTCCGGAGTTATTAATCTTTCTGTAATTGCTGACGCTGAGGAAACCTTATTGAATAAATGTTATGCCGGTGATGTTTTTGGTTTGCGTCCCTTTTTTGCCAAAAACAATTATATGATGACTGCTAAAGCTCGTGAAGACAGTATAGTGTATGCCATTCCTATTAATGTTTTTAAACCTTTTGTGGCACAAAATTCACAAGTTCTCGATTTCTTGCTGGAAAGTTTTGCTACCAATACTCGCAATCCTTTTGATAAAGAAAATCGAGGAAAACTTATTACCGATAATGTTTACACCGAAAATCAAGCTAATGAAATTCAGTATTTTCAGTCTTTAGCTTATAATAAAACGCCGATTAAAATTGCAGCCACAACCATCATTAAAGATGCGGCACAGTTAATGACTGAAAATTTAATTGACAGTGCCTTAATTACCGAGCAAAATCAACCTATTGGTATTGTAACGGATACCGATTTCAGAAGTAAAATTGCCAACGGAAGATTTCCGATTACCAATACCGTTGACAAAATCATGTCCTCGCCTGTTATTACGGTTCCTGAAAATGTTTCTGTGGCTGAAGCTCAGTTATTATTGTTAAAAAACAATGTTAGTCATTTGTGTGTAACCGCTGACGGCTCTGACAAATCTGATGTCAAAGGAATCATTTCTGAACACGACTTAATTGTAGCGCAAGCGAATAATCCGGGTGTTTTGATAAAAGAAATTAAACGTTCTCTTTCACCCAAAGAATTAAGGCAAGTTCGTGAAAAACTTACTGATTTGATTCAAACATCAATCGCTAAAAATATTCCTTTGCCCCATATTTATAATATTTCCGGCGAAATAATAACGGCTATCGTAAAAAGATCGGTTGAATTGGCTATACTTGATTTAGGTTCACCTCCCGCCCGATTTGCATGGCTTAGCATTGGCAGTCAAGGTAGAAAAGAGCAACTTTTACTAACAGACCAAGATAGTATTTTAGTATTTGAAGATGTAGCGGTGGAAAAATACCGTGATGTCAAAGATTACTTTTTAAAATTAGCCAAACGAGCCACCACTATATTAGAAAAAGTAGGTTATGAATTCTGTCCTAACGGTCACATGGCCAGTAATATGCTTTGGTGTAAATCATTGACCGATTGGATAAAACAATACAACAGTTGGATGAAAACGCCGGGTGAAAAATCTAATGATATTAGCAGTATCTTTTTTGATTATGAAATTGCCTTTGGCGAAGGAAAAATTGAAGATGCTATAACAGATGTGATTTTCAATAACTCTAAAAATAACATCTTATTCTTTGATTATCTAGGTAACGATGCCCTGCGCAAAAATCCGCCATTGAATTTTTTCAAAAAATTTAACTTGGAAGAAGATGGTGATCACAAAGGTAAATTTGACATAAAAAACAGAGCTATTATGCCTTTGGTTGATGGAGCTCGACTTTTCGCTATTAATTTGAATTTGAGAGGGATTAACAATACTTATTTGCGTTTCAAGCAATTGGCCATGGTAGATCCTAAATATGCAGAAATCTATTTAAATTGTGCTGATGCCTTTCTTATTTTGTCAAAATTCAGAACGCTTGAAGGACTTAAAAACGACAGTACCGGTGACTTTATCAATGTAGAGGAACTTACTAAAGCCGACAAAGAAAAGCTGAAAAATGCTTTAGGACCGATGAAAGAATTAGAAGAATTAATAAAAGATAAATTCAGATTGACACAATTCTCATAA
- a CDS encoding CAP domain-containing protein: protein MKAKMFRALLPLAIVFTMVSCSSDSSEDTTADKKVVTTYNYNDTESKLVTLINNYRQSIGLNTLEVINHISYKSEEHNLYMIENKVVNHDYFQQRSDNFKQVLGAERVGENVAYNYNTAESAFSAWMNSPTHRANIEGNFTHFGISVTTDPVSGRKYYTNMFIKKLP, encoded by the coding sequence ATGAAAGCAAAAATGTTTAGAGCATTGTTGCCGTTAGCAATCGTGTTCACTATGGTATCTTGTTCTTCCGATTCTTCTGAAGACACTACAGCAGACAAAAAAGTTGTAACTACCTACAATTACAACGACACTGAGTCAAAGCTGGTTACTTTAATCAACAATTACCGTCAAAGCATTGGATTGAATACTTTAGAAGTAATCAATCACATCTCTTACAAATCAGAAGAGCACAATCTTTACATGATTGAGAATAAAGTGGTAAACCACGATTACTTTCAACAACGCTCAGACAATTTCAAACAAGTATTAGGAGCAGAAAGAGTAGGCGAAAACGTAGCTTACAATTACAACACTGCAGAAAGCGCTTTCAGTGCTTGGATGAACAGTCCGACACACAGAGCCAACATTGAAGGGAATTTTACCCATTTCGGAATTTCCGTAACGACTGACCCGGTATCCGGGAGAAAATATTACACCAACATGTTTATTAAAAAATTACCTTAA